One Streptomyces sp. NBC_00102 DNA segment encodes these proteins:
- a CDS encoding sulfite oxidase-like oxidoreductase encodes MGQPESEGYRTAGRSELPPGQRLQRGWPVTHYGPVPKFRPERWEFRVFGATADGGKHCWNHEQFSELPFSSVVADLHCVTKFSMLGSEWGGVPASVILSLAPPADDVTHAMVWAEYGFSSNLRLADFASDRTLFATHKDGELLTAEHGFPLRLVVPHLYAWKGPKWVRGIEYMTADRRGFWEERGYHNIGDPWSEQRYSYQEKPGDGPEL; translated from the coding sequence ATGGGTCAGCCGGAAAGCGAGGGGTACCGCACAGCGGGTCGGTCCGAGCTTCCGCCGGGCCAGCGACTGCAGCGCGGATGGCCGGTGACCCACTACGGCCCGGTTCCCAAGTTCCGGCCGGAACGCTGGGAATTCCGGGTCTTCGGAGCCACCGCCGACGGCGGGAAGCACTGCTGGAACCACGAGCAGTTCTCGGAGCTCCCGTTCTCCTCCGTCGTCGCCGATCTGCACTGCGTGACCAAGTTCAGCATGCTCGGCTCCGAGTGGGGCGGTGTGCCCGCCTCGGTGATCCTCTCCCTCGCCCCGCCCGCGGACGACGTCACCCATGCGATGGTGTGGGCCGAATACGGCTTCTCCTCGAACCTCCGGCTCGCCGACTTCGCCTCGGACCGCACCCTCTTCGCCACCCACAAGGACGGCGAACTCCTCACCGCCGAGCACGGCTTCCCGCTGCGCCTGGTCGTCCCGCACCTGTACGCCTGGAAGGGCCCGAAATGGGTCCGCGGCATCGAGTACATGACGGCCGACCGCCGAGGTTTCTGGGAGGAGCGCGGCTACCACAACATCGGCGACCCGTGGAGCGAGCAGCGCTACTCCTACCAGGAGAAGCCCGGGGACGGCCCCGAGCTCTGA
- a CDS encoding class II 3-deoxy-7-phosphoheptulonate synthase: MNANTSVAGGNTWRDLPAAQQPEYPDSEALRDVLADLASYPPLVFAGECDQLRARMGAVAKGEAFLLQGGDCAEAFDAVSADHIRAKLKTLLQMSAVLTYAAAVPVVKVGRIAGQYSKPRSKPTETRDGVTLPTYRGDSVNGFEFTEAARIPDPQRLKQMYHASASTLNLVRAFTTGGYADLRQVHAWNQDFVRSSPSGQRYEALAREIDNAMNFMKACGTDPAEFKAVEFYSSHEALLLDYETALTRTDSRTGELYNTSGHMVWVGERTRQMDGAHIEFASKIRNPIGIKLGPTTSVDEALGYIDRLDPEREPGRLTFVVRMGADKVRDKLPELVEKVTASGAVVAWVTDPMHGNTYEAASGHKTRRFDDVLDEVKGFFEVHKGLGTHPGGIHVELTGDDVTECVGGGHEILVDDLHQRYETACDPRLNRSQSLDLAFLVAEMYRDQ, encoded by the coding sequence GTGAACGCCAATACCTCCGTCGCCGGTGGCAACACCTGGCGAGACCTTCCCGCGGCGCAGCAGCCCGAGTACCCCGACTCCGAGGCGCTGCGCGATGTACTCGCGGACCTCGCGTCGTATCCGCCGCTCGTCTTCGCGGGCGAGTGCGACCAGCTGCGCGCCCGCATGGGAGCCGTCGCCAAGGGCGAGGCGTTCCTGCTGCAGGGCGGCGACTGCGCCGAGGCCTTCGATGCCGTGTCCGCCGACCACATCCGGGCCAAGCTGAAGACCCTGCTCCAGATGAGCGCCGTCCTGACCTACGCGGCGGCCGTCCCGGTCGTCAAGGTGGGCCGGATCGCCGGGCAGTACTCCAAGCCGCGCTCCAAGCCGACCGAGACCCGCGACGGCGTCACGCTGCCGACCTACCGCGGCGACTCGGTCAACGGCTTCGAGTTCACCGAGGCCGCCCGCATCCCGGACCCCCAGCGCCTGAAGCAGATGTACCACGCGTCCGCTTCGACGCTGAACCTCGTCCGGGCCTTCACCACCGGCGGCTACGCCGACCTGCGCCAGGTGCACGCCTGGAACCAGGACTTCGTGCGGTCCTCGCCCTCCGGACAGCGCTACGAGGCGCTGGCCCGCGAGATCGACAACGCCATGAACTTCATGAAGGCATGCGGCACCGACCCGGCCGAGTTCAAGGCGGTCGAGTTCTACTCCTCGCACGAGGCCCTGCTGCTGGACTACGAGACGGCGCTGACCCGCACCGACTCGCGCACCGGCGAGCTCTACAACACCTCCGGCCACATGGTCTGGGTCGGTGAGCGCACCCGCCAGATGGACGGCGCGCACATCGAGTTCGCCTCGAAGATCCGCAACCCGATCGGCATCAAGCTCGGTCCGACGACCTCCGTCGACGAGGCGCTCGGCTACATCGACCGCCTGGACCCCGAGCGCGAGCCCGGCCGGCTGACCTTCGTCGTCCGCATGGGCGCCGACAAGGTCCGCGACAAGCTGCCCGAGCTGGTCGAGAAGGTCACCGCCTCCGGCGCGGTCGTCGCCTGGGTCACCGACCCGATGCACGGCAACACCTACGAAGCCGCCTCCGGCCACAAGACGCGCCGCTTCGACGACGTCCTGGACGAGGTCAAGGGCTTCTTCGAGGTACACAAGGGCCTGGGCACCCACCCGGGCGGCATCCACGTCGAGCTCACCGGTGACGATGTCACCGAGTGCGTCGGCGGCGGCCACGAGATCCTCGTGGACGACCTGCACCAGCGCTACGAGACGGCCTGCGACCCGCGGCTCAACCGCAGCCAGTCGCTCGACCTGGCCTTCCTCGTCGCGGAGATGTACCGCGACCAGTAA
- a CDS encoding bacterioferritin-associated ferredoxin, with product MYVCSCFGVTEQQVKQHAADGARTPRQIASACKAGTDCGGCVRRIQALLGRGECPRRELLERRADPLTPSADLPDAVESPVVAFPEAFPEAA from the coding sequence ATGTACGTCTGCTCCTGTTTCGGCGTCACCGAACAGCAGGTGAAGCAGCATGCGGCGGACGGGGCCCGCACCCCCCGGCAGATCGCCTCCGCCTGCAAGGCCGGCACCGACTGTGGCGGCTGTGTCCGCCGCATCCAGGCGCTGCTCGGCCGGGGCGAGTGCCCGCGCCGCGAGCTGCTGGAGCGCCGCGCCGACCCGCTCACCCCTTCCGCGGACCTGCCGGACGCCGTGGAGTCGCCGGTCGTCGCGTTCCCGGAAGCGTTCCCCGAAGCCGCCTGA
- the bfr gene encoding bacterioferritin, with amino-acid sequence MQGDPEVIEFLNEQLTAELTAINQYFLHAKMQDNFGWTKLAKYTRAESFDEMKHAEILTDRILFLDGLPNYQRLFHVRVGQTVTEMFQADRQVEVEAIDRLKRGIEVMRTKGDITSANIFESILEDEEHHIDYLDTQLELVAKLGEPLYIAQQIEQPEG; translated from the coding sequence ATGCAGGGCGACCCCGAGGTCATCGAGTTCCTGAACGAACAGCTGACGGCCGAACTGACTGCCATCAACCAGTACTTCCTGCACGCGAAGATGCAGGACAACTTCGGCTGGACGAAGCTCGCCAAGTACACCCGGGCCGAGTCGTTCGACGAGATGAAGCACGCCGAGATCCTGACCGACCGGATCCTCTTCCTCGACGGCCTCCCGAACTACCAGCGCCTCTTCCACGTGCGTGTCGGCCAGACGGTGACGGAGATGTTCCAGGCGGACCGCCAGGTGGAGGTGGAGGCGATCGACCGTCTCAAGCGCGGCATCGAGGTCATGCGGACCAAGGGCGACATCACCTCGGCCAACATCTTCGAGTCGATCCTGGAGGACGAGGAGCACCACATCGACTACCTGGACACGCAGCTGGAGCTGGTGGCGAAGCTCGGGGAGCCGCTCTACATCGCCCAGCAGATCGAGCAGCCGGAGGGCTGA